A DNA window from Takifugu flavidus isolate HTHZ2018 chromosome 15, ASM371156v2, whole genome shotgun sequence contains the following coding sequences:
- the LOC130538886 gene encoding glutamate decarboxylase 1-like isoform X1 gives MSINEATAELFPRQRSIPGGLMATSEPRATDAEQDPNSDTLRPPSSTYEYAWMHGCTRKLGMKICGFLQKNNSLDDKGRLAGQKNMLACNNSERDARFRRTETDFSNLFARDLLPAKNGEEPTIQFLLEMVDILTNYIKKTFDRSTKVLDFHHPHQLLEGMEGFNLELSDQPESLEQILVDCRDTLKYGVRTGHPRFFNQLSSGLDIIGLAGEWLTSTANTNMFTYEIAPVFVLMEQLTLKKMREMIGWPNGEGDGLFSPGGAISNMYSVMIARYKYFPEVKTKGMSAAPRLVLFTSEHSHYSIKKAGAALGFGTENVILLSTDERGRVIPADLEAKIIDAKQKGYVPLFVNATAGSTVYGAFDPINEIADICEKYNLWLHVDGAWGGGLLMSRKHRHKLNGVERANSVTWNPHKMMGVPLQCSAILVREKGILAGCNSMCAGYLFQQDKQYDVTYDTGDKAIQCGRHVDIFKFWLMWKAKGTIGFEQHIDKCLDLSQYLYNKIKNREGYEMVFDGVPQHTNVCFWYIPPSLRGMPDGDERREKLHRVAPKIKAMMMESGTTMVGYQPQANKVNFFRMVVSNPAATQSDIDFLIDEIERIGHDL, from the exons ATGTCGATTAACGAGGCGACAG CTGAATTATTTCCCAGACAGAGATCCATTCCCGGAGGACTGATGGCCACCTCTGAGCCCAGAGCCACCGACGCGGAGCAGGACCCCAACTCCGACACTTTAAGACCTCCGTCCTCAA CTTACGAATACGCGTGGATGCACGGATGCACACGAAAACTGGGAATGAAGATCTGTG GGTTCCTGCAGAAGAAtaacagcctggatgacaagggGAGGCTGGCGGGCCAGAAAAACATGCTGGCGTGCAACAACAGCGAGCGGGACGCGCGCTTCCGGCGCACCGAGACCGACTTCTCCAACCTGTTCGCCAGAG ACCTGCTGCCAGCCAAAAACGGAGAGGAGCCCACCATCCAGTTTTTACTGGAGATGGTGGACATCCTCACCAACTACATCAAGAAGACTTTCGACCGTTCCACCAAAGTCCTGGATTTCCACCACCCTCATCAGCTCCTGGAGGGCATGGAGGGCTTCAACCTGGAGCTGTCTGACCAGCCTGAGTCCCTGGAGCAGATCCTGGTGGACTGCAGGGACACGCTCAAGTACGGCGTCCGGACAG GTCACCCGCGGTTCTTCAACCAGCTGTCTTCTGGCCTGGACATCATCGGCCTGGCTGGAGAGTGGCTAACATCCACAGCTAACACCAACAT GTTCACCTATGAAATCGCCCCCGTCTTCGTGCTGATGGAACAACTGACTCTGAAGAAAATGAGAGAGATGATTGGTTGGCCCAACGGAGAGGGAGATGGACTCTTCTCACCAG GGGGCGCTATTTCCAACATGTACAGCGTGATGATTGCGCGTTACAAGTATTTCCCAGAGGTCAAGACCAAGGGCATGTCTGCAGCTCCTCGCCTCGTCCTCTTCACGTCTGAACAT AGCCACTATTCCATAAAGAAGGCCGGAGCTGCTCTGGGCTTCGGTACTGAGAACGTGATCCTGCTGAGCACAGACGAGAG AGGGAGGGTCATCCCTGCAGACCTGGAGGCCAAAATCATTGACGCCAAGCAAAAA GGTTACGTGCCCCTCTTTGTGAACGCCACCGCCGGTTCCACGGTCTACGGCGCGTTCGACCCCATCAACGAGATTGCCGACATCTGCGAGAAATACAACCTGTGGCTGCATGTGGAC GGAGCGTGGGGCGGCGGACTTCTGATGTCCAGGAAGCATCGCCATAAGCTGAACGGCGTGGAAAG GGCCAACTCGGTCACATGGAACCCTCACAAGATGATGGGCGTTCCTCTGCAGTGTTCCGCCATCCTGGTCAGAGAGAAG GGCATCCTGGCAGGCTGTAACTCCATGTGCGCTGGTTACCTCTTCCAACAAGACAAACAGTACGACGTCACCTATGACACCGGCGACAAGGCCATCCAGTGCGGCCGACACGTCGACATCTTTAAGTTCTGGCTCATGTGGAAGGCCAAG GGCACCATCGGGTTTGAGCAGCACATCGACAAGTGTTTGGATCTCTCTCAGTACCTCTATAACAAGATCAAGAACAGGGAGGGATATGAGATGGTGTTTGACGGAGTG CCTCAGCACACCAACGTCTGTTTCTGGTACATCCCACCCAGCCTGAGAGGCATGCCTGACGGCGATGAGCGGCGGGAAAAACTCCACAGG GTGGCACCAAAGATCAAGGCCATGATGATGGAATCAGGGACCACCATGGTGGGCTACCAGCCACAGGCCAATAAGGTCAACTTCTTCCGTATGGTCGTCTCCAACCCGGCAGCCACCCAGTCTGACATCGACTTCCTCATCGACGAGATAGAGAGGATCGGCCACGACCTGTAG
- the LOC130538886 gene encoding glutamate decarboxylase 1-like isoform X4: MATSEPRATDAEQDPNSDTLRPPSSRFLQKNNSLDDKGRLAGQKNMLACNNSERDARFRRTETDFSNLFARDLLPAKNGEEPTIQFLLEMVDILTNYIKKTFDRSTKVLDFHHPHQLLEGMEGFNLELSDQPESLEQILVDCRDTLKYGVRTGHPRFFNQLSSGLDIIGLAGEWLTSTANTNMFTYEIAPVFVLMEQLTLKKMREMIGWPNGEGDGLFSPGGAISNMYSVMIARYKYFPEVKTKGMSAAPRLVLFTSEHSHYSIKKAGAALGFGTENVILLSTDERGRVIPADLEAKIIDAKQKGYVPLFVNATAGSTVYGAFDPINEIADICEKYNLWLHVDGAWGGGLLMSRKHRHKLNGVERANSVTWNPHKMMGVPLQCSAILVREKGILAGCNSMCAGYLFQQDKQYDVTYDTGDKAIQCGRHVDIFKFWLMWKAKGTIGFEQHIDKCLDLSQYLYNKIKNREGYEMVFDGVPQHTNVCFWYIPPSLRGMPDGDERREKLHRVAPKIKAMMMESGTTMVGYQPQANKVNFFRMVVSNPAATQSDIDFLIDEIERIGHDL, from the exons ATGGCCACCTCTGAGCCCAGAGCCACCGACGCGGAGCAGGACCCCAACTCCGACACTTTAAGACCTCCGTCCTCAA GGTTCCTGCAGAAGAAtaacagcctggatgacaagggGAGGCTGGCGGGCCAGAAAAACATGCTGGCGTGCAACAACAGCGAGCGGGACGCGCGCTTCCGGCGCACCGAGACCGACTTCTCCAACCTGTTCGCCAGAG ACCTGCTGCCAGCCAAAAACGGAGAGGAGCCCACCATCCAGTTTTTACTGGAGATGGTGGACATCCTCACCAACTACATCAAGAAGACTTTCGACCGTTCCACCAAAGTCCTGGATTTCCACCACCCTCATCAGCTCCTGGAGGGCATGGAGGGCTTCAACCTGGAGCTGTCTGACCAGCCTGAGTCCCTGGAGCAGATCCTGGTGGACTGCAGGGACACGCTCAAGTACGGCGTCCGGACAG GTCACCCGCGGTTCTTCAACCAGCTGTCTTCTGGCCTGGACATCATCGGCCTGGCTGGAGAGTGGCTAACATCCACAGCTAACACCAACAT GTTCACCTATGAAATCGCCCCCGTCTTCGTGCTGATGGAACAACTGACTCTGAAGAAAATGAGAGAGATGATTGGTTGGCCCAACGGAGAGGGAGATGGACTCTTCTCACCAG GGGGCGCTATTTCCAACATGTACAGCGTGATGATTGCGCGTTACAAGTATTTCCCAGAGGTCAAGACCAAGGGCATGTCTGCAGCTCCTCGCCTCGTCCTCTTCACGTCTGAACAT AGCCACTATTCCATAAAGAAGGCCGGAGCTGCTCTGGGCTTCGGTACTGAGAACGTGATCCTGCTGAGCACAGACGAGAG AGGGAGGGTCATCCCTGCAGACCTGGAGGCCAAAATCATTGACGCCAAGCAAAAA GGTTACGTGCCCCTCTTTGTGAACGCCACCGCCGGTTCCACGGTCTACGGCGCGTTCGACCCCATCAACGAGATTGCCGACATCTGCGAGAAATACAACCTGTGGCTGCATGTGGAC GGAGCGTGGGGCGGCGGACTTCTGATGTCCAGGAAGCATCGCCATAAGCTGAACGGCGTGGAAAG GGCCAACTCGGTCACATGGAACCCTCACAAGATGATGGGCGTTCCTCTGCAGTGTTCCGCCATCCTGGTCAGAGAGAAG GGCATCCTGGCAGGCTGTAACTCCATGTGCGCTGGTTACCTCTTCCAACAAGACAAACAGTACGACGTCACCTATGACACCGGCGACAAGGCCATCCAGTGCGGCCGACACGTCGACATCTTTAAGTTCTGGCTCATGTGGAAGGCCAAG GGCACCATCGGGTTTGAGCAGCACATCGACAAGTGTTTGGATCTCTCTCAGTACCTCTATAACAAGATCAAGAACAGGGAGGGATATGAGATGGTGTTTGACGGAGTG CCTCAGCACACCAACGTCTGTTTCTGGTACATCCCACCCAGCCTGAGAGGCATGCCTGACGGCGATGAGCGGCGGGAAAAACTCCACAGG GTGGCACCAAAGATCAAGGCCATGATGATGGAATCAGGGACCACCATGGTGGGCTACCAGCCACAGGCCAATAAGGTCAACTTCTTCCGTATGGTCGTCTCCAACCCGGCAGCCACCCAGTCTGACATCGACTTCCTCATCGACGAGATAGAGAGGATCGGCCACGACCTGTAG
- the LOC130538886 gene encoding glutamate decarboxylase 1-like isoform X3 — protein MATSEPRATDAEQDPNSDTLRPPSSTYEYAWMHGCTRKLGMKICGFLQKNNSLDDKGRLAGQKNMLACNNSERDARFRRTETDFSNLFARDLLPAKNGEEPTIQFLLEMVDILTNYIKKTFDRSTKVLDFHHPHQLLEGMEGFNLELSDQPESLEQILVDCRDTLKYGVRTGHPRFFNQLSSGLDIIGLAGEWLTSTANTNMFTYEIAPVFVLMEQLTLKKMREMIGWPNGEGDGLFSPGGAISNMYSVMIARYKYFPEVKTKGMSAAPRLVLFTSEHSHYSIKKAGAALGFGTENVILLSTDERGRVIPADLEAKIIDAKQKGYVPLFVNATAGSTVYGAFDPINEIADICEKYNLWLHVDGAWGGGLLMSRKHRHKLNGVERANSVTWNPHKMMGVPLQCSAILVREKGILAGCNSMCAGYLFQQDKQYDVTYDTGDKAIQCGRHVDIFKFWLMWKAKGTIGFEQHIDKCLDLSQYLYNKIKNREGYEMVFDGVPQHTNVCFWYIPPSLRGMPDGDERREKLHRVAPKIKAMMMESGTTMVGYQPQANKVNFFRMVVSNPAATQSDIDFLIDEIERIGHDL, from the exons ATGGCCACCTCTGAGCCCAGAGCCACCGACGCGGAGCAGGACCCCAACTCCGACACTTTAAGACCTCCGTCCTCAA CTTACGAATACGCGTGGATGCACGGATGCACACGAAAACTGGGAATGAAGATCTGTG GGTTCCTGCAGAAGAAtaacagcctggatgacaagggGAGGCTGGCGGGCCAGAAAAACATGCTGGCGTGCAACAACAGCGAGCGGGACGCGCGCTTCCGGCGCACCGAGACCGACTTCTCCAACCTGTTCGCCAGAG ACCTGCTGCCAGCCAAAAACGGAGAGGAGCCCACCATCCAGTTTTTACTGGAGATGGTGGACATCCTCACCAACTACATCAAGAAGACTTTCGACCGTTCCACCAAAGTCCTGGATTTCCACCACCCTCATCAGCTCCTGGAGGGCATGGAGGGCTTCAACCTGGAGCTGTCTGACCAGCCTGAGTCCCTGGAGCAGATCCTGGTGGACTGCAGGGACACGCTCAAGTACGGCGTCCGGACAG GTCACCCGCGGTTCTTCAACCAGCTGTCTTCTGGCCTGGACATCATCGGCCTGGCTGGAGAGTGGCTAACATCCACAGCTAACACCAACAT GTTCACCTATGAAATCGCCCCCGTCTTCGTGCTGATGGAACAACTGACTCTGAAGAAAATGAGAGAGATGATTGGTTGGCCCAACGGAGAGGGAGATGGACTCTTCTCACCAG GGGGCGCTATTTCCAACATGTACAGCGTGATGATTGCGCGTTACAAGTATTTCCCAGAGGTCAAGACCAAGGGCATGTCTGCAGCTCCTCGCCTCGTCCTCTTCACGTCTGAACAT AGCCACTATTCCATAAAGAAGGCCGGAGCTGCTCTGGGCTTCGGTACTGAGAACGTGATCCTGCTGAGCACAGACGAGAG AGGGAGGGTCATCCCTGCAGACCTGGAGGCCAAAATCATTGACGCCAAGCAAAAA GGTTACGTGCCCCTCTTTGTGAACGCCACCGCCGGTTCCACGGTCTACGGCGCGTTCGACCCCATCAACGAGATTGCCGACATCTGCGAGAAATACAACCTGTGGCTGCATGTGGAC GGAGCGTGGGGCGGCGGACTTCTGATGTCCAGGAAGCATCGCCATAAGCTGAACGGCGTGGAAAG GGCCAACTCGGTCACATGGAACCCTCACAAGATGATGGGCGTTCCTCTGCAGTGTTCCGCCATCCTGGTCAGAGAGAAG GGCATCCTGGCAGGCTGTAACTCCATGTGCGCTGGTTACCTCTTCCAACAAGACAAACAGTACGACGTCACCTATGACACCGGCGACAAGGCCATCCAGTGCGGCCGACACGTCGACATCTTTAAGTTCTGGCTCATGTGGAAGGCCAAG GGCACCATCGGGTTTGAGCAGCACATCGACAAGTGTTTGGATCTCTCTCAGTACCTCTATAACAAGATCAAGAACAGGGAGGGATATGAGATGGTGTTTGACGGAGTG CCTCAGCACACCAACGTCTGTTTCTGGTACATCCCACCCAGCCTGAGAGGCATGCCTGACGGCGATGAGCGGCGGGAAAAACTCCACAGG GTGGCACCAAAGATCAAGGCCATGATGATGGAATCAGGGACCACCATGGTGGGCTACCAGCCACAGGCCAATAAGGTCAACTTCTTCCGTATGGTCGTCTCCAACCCGGCAGCCACCCAGTCTGACATCGACTTCCTCATCGACGAGATAGAGAGGATCGGCCACGACCTGTAG
- the LOC130538886 gene encoding glutamate decarboxylase 1-like isoform X2: MSINEATAELFPRQRSIPGGLMATSEPRATDAEQDPNSDTLRPPSSRFLQKNNSLDDKGRLAGQKNMLACNNSERDARFRRTETDFSNLFARDLLPAKNGEEPTIQFLLEMVDILTNYIKKTFDRSTKVLDFHHPHQLLEGMEGFNLELSDQPESLEQILVDCRDTLKYGVRTGHPRFFNQLSSGLDIIGLAGEWLTSTANTNMFTYEIAPVFVLMEQLTLKKMREMIGWPNGEGDGLFSPGGAISNMYSVMIARYKYFPEVKTKGMSAAPRLVLFTSEHSHYSIKKAGAALGFGTENVILLSTDERGRVIPADLEAKIIDAKQKGYVPLFVNATAGSTVYGAFDPINEIADICEKYNLWLHVDGAWGGGLLMSRKHRHKLNGVERANSVTWNPHKMMGVPLQCSAILVREKGILAGCNSMCAGYLFQQDKQYDVTYDTGDKAIQCGRHVDIFKFWLMWKAKGTIGFEQHIDKCLDLSQYLYNKIKNREGYEMVFDGVPQHTNVCFWYIPPSLRGMPDGDERREKLHRVAPKIKAMMMESGTTMVGYQPQANKVNFFRMVVSNPAATQSDIDFLIDEIERIGHDL; the protein is encoded by the exons ATGTCGATTAACGAGGCGACAG CTGAATTATTTCCCAGACAGAGATCCATTCCCGGAGGACTGATGGCCACCTCTGAGCCCAGAGCCACCGACGCGGAGCAGGACCCCAACTCCGACACTTTAAGACCTCCGTCCTCAA GGTTCCTGCAGAAGAAtaacagcctggatgacaagggGAGGCTGGCGGGCCAGAAAAACATGCTGGCGTGCAACAACAGCGAGCGGGACGCGCGCTTCCGGCGCACCGAGACCGACTTCTCCAACCTGTTCGCCAGAG ACCTGCTGCCAGCCAAAAACGGAGAGGAGCCCACCATCCAGTTTTTACTGGAGATGGTGGACATCCTCACCAACTACATCAAGAAGACTTTCGACCGTTCCACCAAAGTCCTGGATTTCCACCACCCTCATCAGCTCCTGGAGGGCATGGAGGGCTTCAACCTGGAGCTGTCTGACCAGCCTGAGTCCCTGGAGCAGATCCTGGTGGACTGCAGGGACACGCTCAAGTACGGCGTCCGGACAG GTCACCCGCGGTTCTTCAACCAGCTGTCTTCTGGCCTGGACATCATCGGCCTGGCTGGAGAGTGGCTAACATCCACAGCTAACACCAACAT GTTCACCTATGAAATCGCCCCCGTCTTCGTGCTGATGGAACAACTGACTCTGAAGAAAATGAGAGAGATGATTGGTTGGCCCAACGGAGAGGGAGATGGACTCTTCTCACCAG GGGGCGCTATTTCCAACATGTACAGCGTGATGATTGCGCGTTACAAGTATTTCCCAGAGGTCAAGACCAAGGGCATGTCTGCAGCTCCTCGCCTCGTCCTCTTCACGTCTGAACAT AGCCACTATTCCATAAAGAAGGCCGGAGCTGCTCTGGGCTTCGGTACTGAGAACGTGATCCTGCTGAGCACAGACGAGAG AGGGAGGGTCATCCCTGCAGACCTGGAGGCCAAAATCATTGACGCCAAGCAAAAA GGTTACGTGCCCCTCTTTGTGAACGCCACCGCCGGTTCCACGGTCTACGGCGCGTTCGACCCCATCAACGAGATTGCCGACATCTGCGAGAAATACAACCTGTGGCTGCATGTGGAC GGAGCGTGGGGCGGCGGACTTCTGATGTCCAGGAAGCATCGCCATAAGCTGAACGGCGTGGAAAG GGCCAACTCGGTCACATGGAACCCTCACAAGATGATGGGCGTTCCTCTGCAGTGTTCCGCCATCCTGGTCAGAGAGAAG GGCATCCTGGCAGGCTGTAACTCCATGTGCGCTGGTTACCTCTTCCAACAAGACAAACAGTACGACGTCACCTATGACACCGGCGACAAGGCCATCCAGTGCGGCCGACACGTCGACATCTTTAAGTTCTGGCTCATGTGGAAGGCCAAG GGCACCATCGGGTTTGAGCAGCACATCGACAAGTGTTTGGATCTCTCTCAGTACCTCTATAACAAGATCAAGAACAGGGAGGGATATGAGATGGTGTTTGACGGAGTG CCTCAGCACACCAACGTCTGTTTCTGGTACATCCCACCCAGCCTGAGAGGCATGCCTGACGGCGATGAGCGGCGGGAAAAACTCCACAGG GTGGCACCAAAGATCAAGGCCATGATGATGGAATCAGGGACCACCATGGTGGGCTACCAGCCACAGGCCAATAAGGTCAACTTCTTCCGTATGGTCGTCTCCAACCCGGCAGCCACCCAGTCTGACATCGACTTCCTCATCGACGAGATAGAGAGGATCGGCCACGACCTGTAG
- the LOC130539112 gene encoding kidney mitochondrial carrier protein 1, translated as MSSLNWKPFVFGGLASVTAECGTFPIDLAKTRLQVQGQVGDSKYREIRYRGMLHAMMRIGREEGPRALYSGIAPAMLRQASYGTIKIGTYQSFKRLLVERPEDETLLTNVICGILSGVISSTIANPTDVLKIRMQAQGNLIQGSMMGNFINIYQQEGTRGLWKGVSLTAQRAAIVVGVELPAYDVTKKHLILSGYMGDTVYTHFLSSFVCGLAGALASNPVDVVRTRLMNQRGGALYQGTLDCILQTWRHEGFMALYKGFFPNWLRLGPWNIIFFLTYEQLRKINV; from the exons atGTCCAGCCTCAACTGGAAGCCTTTTGTCTTCGGCGGGCTCGCTTCCGTGACGGCGGAATGCG GGACGTTCCCCATCGACTTAGCCAAGACTCGGCTCCAGGTCCAAGGCCAGGTGGGCGACAGCAAGTACCGAGAGATCCGGTACAGAGGCATGCTCCACGCTATGATGAGGataggaagagaggaggggccCCGGGCTCTGTATTCAGG GATCGCCCCTGCAATGCTGCGCCAGGCCTCCTACGGGACCATTAAAATCGGCACATACCAGAGCTTCAAGCGACTGCTGGTTGAGCGACCCGAGG ATGAGACTTTGCTAACCAACGTGATCTGTGGtatcctctctggagtcatatCCTCGACCATCGCCAACCCCACTGATGTGCTGAAG ATCCGAATGCAGGCTCAGGGAAATTTAATCCAGGGCAGTATGATGGGGAACTTCATCAACATCTACCAGCAGGAGGGGACACGGGGGCTGTGGAAG GGCGTCTCGCTAACGGCTCAGCGCGCGGCCATCGTTGTCGGAGTGGAGCTGCCAGCCTATGACGTCACCAAGAAGCACCTGATCCTGTCGGGTTACATGGGGGACACGGTGTACACACACTTCTT GTCCAGTTTTGTCTGCGGCCTGGCGGGAGCTTTGGCCTCCAACCCGGTGGACGTAGTCCGGACGAGGCTGATGAACCAGAGAGGCGGAGCGCTGTACCAGGGAACCCTGGACTGCATCCTGCAG ACGTGGCGCCACGAGGGCTTCATGGCGCTCTACAAGGGGTTTTTTCCAAACTGGCTCCGCCTGGGACCCTGGAACATCATC TTCTTTCTCACGTATGAGCAGCTAAGGAAGATCAACGTGTGA